In Aureibacillus halotolerans, the genomic window TACATAAGCAATCTGTATTGATTGCGACTCCGAAAGTTCACAAAGAAATCGTTGAACGGTTGCACGGTGCATCTTCCTAAATAAGTAAAACACCCACTGCCCAAATGAAGAGGCAGTGGGTGTTTGTTTTATATTTTTCCTGCTATGCGGTCTTTCGCCTTTTGGGAAAAACCGACGCCCATGCAGGCAACGATGCAAAGGGTAGCGATAATGCCTAGTAGCCAGCTTTTAAGTCCAATAGCAACCCCAATCAAACTTATGAAAAATGCGCACAGTACAGCAAGGAGGAGGTACTTCCATTTAATTTCTTTCATTTCCATGCGAAAGCTCCTTTTCTACGTCTCAATTGCTTCGACATCACTTTACCATACGGGGCGCACTGCCGCAATTTGAATACGCCAACTACCTAACACCTCCAAATGATATGAAGCTTCATTTTAAAGCTAAGAATCCTCCAACACTTGAAATCATCTGGAATGAGTAAATGTAATAACAAAATTTTTGTGATCCATGCCTGAGCATGTAAAAAGCGTTAATAAATCAAAAGCATCACTAGCGAGAATCCAGCGGCAAAGAAAACACGCCTGCTTCGTCAAAATACTTCGCTTTCCGCGGGCACGGCTTCAGCTTCCTCGGAAAGCAAGCTTGCCGAGGAGATCTTCAGCTCGCGCTGTTCCCGCAGGAGGCTACGTATTTTGACTACGCTTATGTTTGTTTCTGCGTAGATTTTTTTATTTTTAATTGGTCTCGTATGATGGCGAAAATGGAAAAGTGAGTTAAGCTGTGTTGCTTTAGCAAACAAGACAAGTAAGTGCATCGTTTCATACAGAATCATATCACATGGTGCACGAAGATCATCTGCCTCGTAGATTGATGTAGCGGTGGATTTTGCATAAGAACGCAGAGATGAAACGATTCCACGTAATGCATACAACGAAGTACATGGGGCATTTCCGAAACTTGCATACTTAACTGCAACACCAAACGCATGATAAAGCTAAGCTAATAGAGAAAAAGCAGTCCAAAGAAGCTTCATTATATTAAAGCTAAGAATCCTTCAACACTTGAAATCATCTGGAATGAGTAAATGTAAAAACAAAATTTTTGTAAGCCATGCCTGAGCATGTAAAGAGCGAAAAAAAAATCAAAAACAAACATATGAAAGCTTGTATAAAAAGCAAACACAACATTTAACTGCATGTTTACACAGTTCTCCCTACTCCCAAATTCAAGATGCGACTATTGAGGTAGATGGTAAGACATCAAGATATGCCTTCCTTTTTGCTTTTCATTTAGTCGTTCTGATTGGCATGAGATGAATTTTACAAAGATTTACGGAACGAATGCGATTCCTTTTTAAAAATGTGTTATAATACGAAGGTTGGTTAAAACTGAGTGTAGAATATCCATATTTGCAAAGCAAAGGAATCGGAGAAAGAGGAGTGAATGCGTTTGAAAAAGCGCAATGAAATTCGTAATATTGCTATTATCGCACACGTAGACCACGGGAAAACCACGTTGGTTGATAAAATGCTACATCAATCAGGCTTGTTTAGAGATAACGAGCATGTGGAAGAAAGAGCAATGGATTCAAATGATATTGAGAAAGAGCGCGGCATTACGATTCTTTCTAAGAATACGGCTGTCAATTACCAAGGGACAACGTTAAACATTTTGGACACGCCAGGGCACGCAGATTTTGGTGGTGAAGTAGAACGGATTATGCGGATGGTCGACGGTGTGTTGTTGATTGTTGACGCCTATGAAGGATGCATGCCGCAAACGCGTTTTGTTCTCAAAAAAGCTTTGGATACTGGGCTTACACCAGTGGTTGTTATAAATAAGATGGATCGACCTGCTGCGAGACCTGCAGAAGTGGTTGATGAAGTCCTCGAATTGTTTATGGAATTGGAAGCTGATGATGATCAGCTTGAATTCCCGGTTGTGTTTGCATCTGCCATGAACGGTGTGGCCACAAACGATTTAGATGTACCTAAGGATGATCTTAAGGATTTATTTGAGGCGATTATGACGCATGTCCCTGCCCCAGATGATACCCGTGACGCGCCACTTCAGTTTCAAGTATCTTTGCTGGATTACAACGATTACGTAGGCCGCATTTGTATCGGTCGCGTTTTTGCAGGTAAGATCCGACACGGGCAATCCGTTTCACTTTGTCAGCGTAATGGTTCCATTGCACAAGCGAAAATTTCGAAGCTTTACGGTTTCGAAGGCTTAAAACGACATGAGATTGACGAAGCGGGCGCTGGAGATCTTGTGGCTATAGCTGGAATCCAGGCCAACGTCGGGGAAACCATTTGCCTGCCTGGCAAGGAAGATGCTTTGCCAATTATCAAAATTGATGAACCAACGCTCCAAATGACATTTCATGTCAACGACAGTCCTTTCGCAGGTCGAGACGGAAAATACGTGACAGCAAGAAAAATCGAAGAGCGTTTATTAAAGCAACTTGAAACAGACGTATCAATGCGTGTTACTCAAGGGGCAACACCAGACGAATGGGTCGTTTCAGGACGCGGAGAACTTCATCTGTCTGTGTTTATTGAGAATTTACGCCGTGAAGGGTATGAACTATCCGTATCAAAACCTGAGGTCATCTTGCGTGAGATCAAAGGTGTTCGTTCCGAGCCATTTGAAGCTGTGCACATTGAAGTGCCAGACGAATTTACTGGTTCCGTAATGGAATCTTTAGGTTCACGTAAAGGTGAGATGGTCAACATGTCCGCACAAGGCGAACGGACGATGCTGGAGTTTTTAATTCCATCAAGAGCATTGATTGGCTATCGGACCGAGTTTATGACACTTACTAAAGGGATGGGCATCATGCATCACTCCTTTAAAGAATATCGTGCTGAAGTCACTGGTTATACCGGTGGAAGACGTCGAGGCGTTCTTGTGAATAAGGACCCTGGAAAAGCGACTCAATACGGCATTTTAGGCGTTGAGGATCGTGGTGTCGTATTTGTCGAGCCAGGAACCGATTTGTATGCAGGGATGATTGTTGGCGAACATTCGCGCGAAAACGATCTTACGGTCAATATTACAAAAGCGAAGCAAATGACAAACGTTCGCTCTGCAAACAAAGATCAAACACAAACAATGAAGAAAGCACGTGACATGAGTTTAGAAGAAGCGTTAGAATATATGGAAGATGACGAGCTTTGTGAAGTGACGCCTGAGGCCATTCGTCTTCGCAAAAAAATTCTAATGCAGGCAGAAAGAGAACGTGCAGAGAAACGCAAGAAAAAAGTTGTCGTTGAAGAGTAAACCCGTCATCTGAAACACACGTATGGGGGTGGAGAGTTGACTGGAAATATGGCAGAGACTATTGTCGTCCCTACAGATATGTGGCCAATAGCCAACTTTATTTTTCAAGGCTACGTCGGCAAGACCATTCCGGTAGACAATTTGGACCAGCTCGCGCTAAATCTTTTCTTTTTGTATTGCATCATTGTTGTTTTGAGCGTGCTGGTATACAATTTAGGCTTTGCCAGGAAGCTTCCGATATTAAAAAACGTGATCATTTATGTCATGCTTTTGATAGGCTGTATGCCACTAACAGTAATGGGAATGGGTTTGCCTGTTGCTGAAGGGATGTTCGTCATAGCGATCATTTTTGGCGTATACCGTTTTCGGTTACACAGAGGCAGAAAAAATCAAAGCCAGCAGGCGTGATGATGCCAGCTTAAACTTAAAAGCACCCTAATCGTATGTTGATTAGGGTGCTTTTTTGAGCGCTTTAATCATCGGTATTTCATGAACGCCTTTTACAACACGAGGAGAAGCAAGAAGATCGAGGAAACAAAGCGAAGCCATGGTCCGCATTGTGCATCCATACATGGGGATCCAGGCGAGCAAAGCAGGTGAAGAGGTTTCCCGCTTATCGCCATTTTACAGAGGATATGCCCTTTAGTCCCATCGACTTAACGAACGCGTCGGTGGCTTTACGGGCACTGTATCCGAATTGGAATTATTCCGTATCCGTTGATCGCACTCAGCGCACATATACGTATGTAAAGGACGGTTCCTTAGACGTTTCGCCATAGGACACCAGTCATCAATACGGTCGATTTTTTCGCATAACACACATTTCACACGCACTAGAGGTTCCTCCACTCATTCAGACTTGCCGTTCTTAGTGTGCCACAGAAGTGTCAATTAGAAAAGCAGTGAAACTACTTTTTAGTCTCATGCGGTTCATTTTTTGTATGAAATTCTCGCAGATTTGCAGGTTTTTTGTTTAGTAGCGTTGAATTAAGGCAATAATAATGGAAACACCGTCTATTATCTATTCTTTAGGAGGAAACGACATGAACAAAAATGATTTGATTTCTACAGTAGCTGAAAAGAGTGGTTTATCAAAAAAGGATGCAACAAGTGCTGTTGAAGCACTATTCTCTTCAATCTCTGAAGGACTTGAAAAAGGTGAAAAAATCCAGCTCGTTGGATTTGGAAACTTTGAAGTAAGAGAGCGTTCTGAAAGAAAGGGACGTAACCCACAAACAGGAAAAGAAATGACAATCCCTGCAAGCAAGGTACCTGCTTTTAAACCGGGCAAGCAATTAAAAGATGTCGTGAATTAATAGTAGCAAGCTCTGGTCTCCATTGGGACCAGGGTTTTTTATTTGCGATTTCCGGATACTTTGCTCTCTTTTCAAACACTTTCACATGATTTTCGAGCATATTATGCCTTTTTTCGGACACAGGGAGTTGTATGGATTTCATTCTTTTTCACTTTGCTTGTACATAGACATAGCCTAACACCAATAAAAAGAAAAGCCTTCAATTTCGTAAAAACACTACACAGGAGGCCTGAATTTGGAGACTATTTATGTGCTCGACACAAATGTACTCCTACAAGATCCATATTCGTTATATGCGTTTAAAGACAATCAGGTTGTCATTCCGGCGATTGTTTTAGAAGAAACGGATGCGAAAAAGAAATTCCCAGATGAGATAGGCGTTCATGCACGAACGATCGCAAGAATTTTGGATGGCTTGAGAAAAAGAGGCAAACTGCACGACAACATTTTATTAGACAACGGAGGTACGTTACGTGTCGAGCTGAATCATCGGTCGCTCAATACGTTAAATCAATTTTTCTTAGAACCTACGAATGACAATCGTATTATTGCAGTTGCTTTAAATTTGATGTTAGAAGAGCAAGAAAAAGAAGAGGGCCGACGGGTTGTGCTTGTTTCAAAGGATGCGATGGTTCGAATAAAAGCAGATGTGGTTGGCGTTGTGGCTGAAGATTTTTTGAATGACCGCGTGATTGAATCGGACGATATGTATAGAGGCTTTAGCGAGGTGTATTTAGACAATCAGCATATCCAATCGTTTTATCAAGAGGGAAGCCTCTCAGTTGCTTTATTAGACGAAGATTTCTACCCCAATGAGGCTGTCATCGTCAAGGCGCAAGAAAATCCATCAGGATCGAGCTTAGGGCGCTTAGATTCGACCGCCAGCTTTATTGTGCCTTTTTCGAAACAAACGGATTCAGTATGGGGAATTCGTCCGAGAAATGTTCAGCAGACGATGGCGCTGGAGCTATTGCTAAGTGAAGATGTTCCTCTCGTTACGCTCACCGGACAAGCAGGCACTGGAAAAACATTGTTAGCCTTGGCGGCGGGCTTGCTGCAAACGGAAGAAATGAGACGCTTTAAAAAGCTGCTCGTGGCAAGGCCGATTGTGCCAGTCGGAAAAGACATAGGCTATTTGCCAGGTGAGAAGGAAGAAAAGCTCAAGCCTTGGATGCAACCTATTTTGGATAATCTAGAGCATCTATTTTCGGTAAAGAAGCGCGAAGAACTGGATCGCATTCTTGCCGGCTTAGGTTCTATTGAAGTAGAGGCATTAAGCTATATTCGTGGTCGAAGCTTGCCTGAGCAATTTATCATTATTGATGAGGCGCAAAATCTTACAAAACATGAGGTCAAAACCATCTTAACGAGAGTAGGGGAGGGAAGTAAGATTATTCTAATGGGGGATACCGAACAAATTGATCACCCTTACTTGGATCCATACAACAATGGTCTGACCTACGTCGTAGAAAAATTTAAAGATCAGCCGCTGAGTGGCCATATACGATTGTTGAAGGGAGAGCGTTCAGAGCTAGCGAGGATTTCAGCGCAGTTGTTGTAAGCCTTTGGTTGTGATACTAAAAAAGCCATTGACAAAGGCTTTCAATGGTCAAGTATAGCATCGATCATGGAGTCATTATTCCATGATCGATGACGTATGTTTTCGGAAGAGGCTTCTTTTAAATAACCTCAATTGTTGTTACGTTTCGGAACGGATCTTGCTGGTTCGTTCTATCTGCAAAATATAGATGCACTGGACCATCATCGCGTAGCGGTTTGCCATGATTTGAAAAAGCGGCAACCATCGAGATGCCTTTCTCAAATGGGACATCTGTTACATGTTCGCTGTGATGTATACGAATGCTTTTCGCCTCTGTATCTGGCTCTGACCGTTCAATGTATGGCGCGATAGCCATCGCGAATGACTTTTCCAATACCTCATCACGCTCTTTTTTCGTCATACGTTGATCGCTTCTAGCGTCACTTTTCGTAATGGCGGCTTCACCGATGGCAAAAAACTCATCTAAATCAATTTTTGCTTTGTCAAAAATCCAAACACTTGGATCAAGTGTAATGGGGAATTTGACGTTGCCACGAATTAAAACAATTTCTGGATTCATCTAAAACGCTCCTTTGTTCAAAATTACAAATAAACTGCAATGGGTAAAAATGAAATCGACAGGGGATGATAGCAAGAAAAAACGGAGGTCAAAAGATGTACTGTCAAACATCTAGTGAGCTCGCTGAAATTCTTGAGCGAGCGGTGAAAATGACAACACATGGGAAGGTAGCCACGTATATACCCGCCCTTGCAAAGGCGTCGCCTTCTCTGCTTGGCATTAGCATTTACCACGATGAAGAGAAATGCTTTCATGCAGGTCAAACCGAGCAAACCTTTACGCTTCAAAGTATCTCCAAAGTCATTGCACTCGCCCTAGCTTTAATGGATCACGGGGCAAAGACGGTTTTTCAGCATGTAGGTATGGAACCAACAGGCGACCCTTTTAATTCTATTGCAAAACTGGAAACGATGCAAAACGTAAAGCCACTCAACCCGATGATTAATGCAGGTGCTTTAGTCGTTTCTTCATTAATTAAAGGGGCGACATTTCATGAAAAACTAGGAAGGCTTTTGGATTTAGTGCACGACATGACGAATGTCCCAGAAAGAAAATACAATCATGAGGTCGCTAAATCAGAAATTGAAACGGCACATTTAAACCGTTCACTTGCCTATTTTTTAAAGCAGCATAAGCTGTTAAGTGGTCATGTGGAAGATCTTATAGAATTTTATTCCCATCAATGTGCGATTGAAGTGAGCTGTAAAGATTTGGCTAGGATTGGCGCTGTTCTTGCGTATGATGGCAAAGACCCTGTGACGAAGCGGATTATTTTGCCCGCACATATTGCAAGGATTTGCAAAACGTTTATGGTCACGTGCGGCATGTACAACGCCTCTGGAGAGTTTGCCATTCGGGTCGGTATCCCGGCAAAAAGCGGGGTTTCAGGGGCAATTGTCGCAAGTATACCAGGATGGGGAGGTATCGGCATTTATGGACCAGCGTTAGATGACAAAGGCAACAGCATTGGGGGTATGCGTGCTCTTGAAATAATCTCACACGCCTATGACCTCCACATCTTTTAAGGCAGCAGTAAACAATTAGTGGTGTATGCTCATTTTTAAACACTTAGTTTAAAATGGTTAGGTTCGTCAATGACAAAATGATTGCTCTATGAGTTTTTGTTCAGCAAATCTTGCTTTTTACGGACTAAAGCGATATGATGTGGAGACAAGCAACTGTGTTAAACGGAGGGATCGGTTGATGATATCAGAGACGGCAATCAATCATCAAAGTGCAGCCTTAGCGTTGCTAAAAGAAGATGCCGAAAAGATTCTTAAGCTCATAAAAGTTCAAATGGATAATCTTACGATGCCCCAATGTCCTCTTTATGAAGAAGTACTAGACACACAAATGTTTGGGCTATCGCGTGAAATCCACTTTGCGGTCCGGTTGGGGTTGGTTGAGGACCAAGCGGGTAGAGATATAATTGAGACGCTTGAACGGGAGCTTTTTGCCCTGCATGAAGCAACGATGAACGCAAAATAAGCTCAGACTGTCGCCGCATTAGCGATGGTGTGGGTTTTTCTTTTGCCTAAGAACCCGATAAAGTCACTCTGGCAGACAGGAAACAGACTCCAGAAGACGAATAGTATACATATGAGAAAATGCGCTTGGGGTGGCTTTATTTGTTAAAGAAAATGCTTAAAAACTTTGATTATACACTTGTCTCAATGCCGGTTCTTTTAAGTATTTTTGGCTGCTTGATGGTGTTTAGCGCAAGTATCGTCGTGGCCGTATCCAACGAGTTTGGCGTAGAGCCTGATTATTTTTTCTGGCGACAGCTCAGGTCGCTTGCTGTTGCTCTTTTTATTTTTGTTGTTACTTTGCTGCTTCCGTATAAAATCTATTTAAGTTTGTACAAATGGATCATTTTAGCATGTGTTGCTGCATTGTTTGCTGTGTTTGCAATCGGTACTATTGGTGGTGGCGCGCAATCATGGATCCAATTTGCTCAACTCACAATACAGCCTGCCGAATTTGCTAAGCTGGGTGTTATATTGTATCTTGCTGGTGTGTTCTCAAAAAAACAAGCATACATAAATCAATTTTCTGTTGCTGTTGTACCGCCGTTGATTTTTATCGTGTTGATTTTTGGACTTATTTACAAGCAGCCTGATTTAGGCTCAGCAATGATTGTGTTGCTCATTTCTGCAACTGTAATACTATGTGCAGGTCTGCGTTGGAAACATATTTTAGGTTTAATGGGTCTTGGCGCAGCGAGTGTGACGATTTTAATGCTTTTTTTTGCGTCTGAAAACCAAACCCGCCGTTTTGCGTCTGCATTTCATCCGTTTGCTGATCCAGAAGCAGGCGGCTTTCAGCTTATACAATCCTACCTCGCCATGGGAACAGGAGGATTGACGGGTGTCGGTTTAGGACAAAGTGTACAAAAAGGATTTATTCCAGAGCCTCATACCGATTTTATTCTTGCTATTATTGCAGAAGAGCTTGGAATCCTAGGGGTCGCTTTTGTTATTTTTGGTCTTGGTTTCATCGTTGTCAAAGGGTTGCAGACAGCTATCCGGTGCAAAGATGTTTTTGGTAGCCTCCTTGCCGTAGGGATTTCTTGCATGATTGGTATACAGACGTTTGTAAACGTGGGGGCGATGTCCGGTTTAGTTCCAGTCACAGGCGTTACATTGCCATTTATAAGCTACGGTGGATCTTCGCTCGTGCTCTTAATGGCTTCTGTGGGAATCCTTTGTAACATTTCCATGTTTGTTAGGTACCGTGCAAAGAAAGAAGCTTCGTTAGAACCGACAGAAGAGAGCACAAACATGACTGGACAATATTGAGGCATTGCTGAGCGGAAAAATGCGTAGAGTCATTTAGTCGTTAGAGCAAGTTTTGACTTATCTAGACACGAAGGCTTAGGAGGAGCGGCGTTGCCACAGGGCAATGAGCACCTGACAAGGCAAAGCAACAAAGAAAGAGCTTTAGTTGCCCGGATCAGGCTAGTTGAAAACGCTTGNNNNNNNNNNNNNNNNNNNNNNNNNNNNNNNNNNNNNNNNNNNNNNNNNNNNNNNNNNNNNNNNNNNNNNNNNNNNNNNNNNNNNNNNNNNNNNNNNNTGTCTTTCGAGGCGCGAAGGCTAGAGAAGCGCGGAGTTGCCATAAGGCAATGAGCACTGAACATGCCAAAGCAACAAAGAAAGCGAGCGTTTCTCACAATGAGGAATCAGGCTAGTTGAAAACGCTTGTCTTTCGAGGCGCGAAGGCTAGAGAAGCGCGGAGTTGCCATAAGGCAATGAGCACTGAACATGCCAAAGCAACAAAGAAAGCGAGCGTTTCTCAACAGCCTGGCGAGCGTTTTCATCCGCCTGAAAAAGTAAAAGCAGCGTAGAGGATGCCCCCCTACGCTGCTTTTCTTTCTGCCTTTTCAACTCGATAACTTCGGTATGAGAGCAAGAGCAAATAGCTTAATGTGCCGAACAAGCAAGAAATGAACAATGCGTGTAACAAAGAAATGGACAAGGAAAGCAATGTAATAATGATGAGTGCTCCAGAGATCACTTGTAGACTGACGAACATGAATGCGAGGGTCAGAATCCATTTCACCGATTTTGAGACATCTGATTTACGCCAAGTTCGAATGAGGAAGAAGAGCAACCAGAGAAAAAACAGGCCTGCGGCGGCACGATGTCCCATATGAACCCATTCGTACATATTTGTCGGAAGTATGCCTCCCTCATTTGAACAGAAAGGATAGCCTTGACAAACGATGCTTGCACCAATATGACGGACAAATGCGCCTGAATAAACGACGGCATACAAATACACCATAAGCCATACGAGCTCTTTTCTCATCCCATGAGGAATGCTTACGAGTCGCCGTGGCTTTGTTGAAGTATTTTCAAAGACGAATAAGGTTAAGAGTAGCGTTGAAGAAAACGAGACAAGGGAGATTCCAAAATGGAGAGCCAAAATAAAATCAGACTGCCCCCAAACGACGGCTCCAGCTCCAATGAGTGCTTGTAGAACGAGAAAAAAAACGGATAAAATGGATAAGAGGCGTGCTTCCTTAGAGCGAAAGCGAACGAATGCCCAAACGGAAAAGATACCTACGATAATACCCGTATACGCTGAAATCGAGCGATGACTCCACTCAATTAATGTATCTTTAGATAAATCCTGTGGAAGAAACTCTCCGTGGCACAAAGGCCAAGTCGTTCCACAGCCAGCACCTGAGTCTGTTTTTGTTACGAGCGCACCGCCTAATAGAACGAGCAGCATACAGAAAACAGAAAAGACGCCTAATGCTCTCATTAGTTGTTGCAATTCATCACCTTCTTATGTTGTAAAGACGCTTCCTCTGTATCATATAGTGTCATCAGCCAAAGATCAAAAGGAAACGACTGCCGATGACAAAGAAACTCCCCAATACCGAAATTTCTATGAAGGATTTCATAAATAGCTTGAAACTTGTCCTGCATTTTGCTAGAAATAGATGAGGGGATTATGATGTTAATGCACACATATTTTTCCTAGTCGCGCACTAGGAATGATTGGAAAAGGTAGGGACACAAAACTGTCATACATATTTTTGCGACAGTCCTCCTAAAAACCATGGTTTGTGTTTTAATTGGGTACGACAACTGTCTTTTTCCATTTAAACACGAGGTCGTCTGCTTTTTATCCACAAACATGGTACAATGTAATTTGGACAGGGTCATAACCTTTGTTCTAAGGAGAGGGAGGATGACGATGAGCATAAAACAGTCGTCTCATATTGTAGAAGAAACAGGTTCCACAGTCGAGAATGCTGAGACTCAACCAATAAATAAAAGCTTTGTTGCAGAGCTTTTTTCACTTGTTAAAATTGGTATTATTAATTCCAATGTGATGACCACCTTTGCTGGTATATGGTTGGCATTGTATTATACAGATAGTTCAATTACGTCCAATTGGATACCTGGCGTTTTGGTATTGCTCGGTTCAGCACTCCTTATGGCTGGTGCTTGTACAATAAACAACTATTATGATCGAGATATTGATGCCATTATGGAACGTACACAAAGCAGACCAACTGTTACTGGGAGGTTTAGCAATAGTTTCGTCATCGCTGCAGGAGTTGCGTTCACCTTTTTAGGTCTTGCAATGTTGTTTTCCGTGAATGCAACAGCTGGTGTCATTGGCCTAGTTGGTTGGTTTTTTTATGTCGTCTTGTACACAATGTGGTCAAAACGTCGCTATACATTAAACACAGTTGTAGGAAGTGTCCCAGGAGCCGTTCCGCCATTAATTGGGTGGGCAGCTATTGACCCAACACTTTCTCATCCAGCTGCATGGATATTGTTTATGATCATGTTTTTGTGGCAGACACCACATTTTTTGTCACTCGCCATTAAGAAAACAGAAGACTATCGCAAGGCTGGTATACCGATGCTCCCAGTTGTTTACGGTTTTGCAATGACAAAGCGGCAAATTTTGATTTATATGGTTTGTTTGTTGCCTTTGCCTTTCTATCTTGCATCACTTGGGACGATTTTTCTCATCGTAGCGACACTGCTAAACGTGGGCTGGATTTTTCTCACGATTTACGGAATGAGATGGAAAGATAAAATGAAATGGGCAACCGGTGTGTTCGTCTATTCATTAAACTATCTAACAATTATGGTCGTTTTAATGGTAGTAGTTACGCTTCCACACGTGTTGTTGCCTTAAGCAACAACACGTATGAATATACAACAATGAGGAAAGTGGGGGACTAAACGCATGAAAAGTGCTGAAAACAACTGGCGCCGACGTATAATGTATTCCCTTTTTGGCTTGTGTGCAGTAATGCTCGCTGGCTGTGGACGGGAAAATTTATCTGCGCTTCAGCCTAAGGGCGAAGGGGCAAGCATGCTTTATGACTTAATGGTGATCAGCATCGTAATAATGATCGCTGTCTTCTTAGTCGTTATTGCCATTTATACGTATGTGCTTGTTCGTTACCGTAAGAAAAAAGGGGATCAAGATATTATCCCAGAACAGGTGGAAGGAAACCGTAACCTGGAGATTCTCTGGACGGTTATTCCAATCCTATTGCTGTTGATTTTAGCCGTACCAACAGTCAATTACACGTTCCAACTTGCCGATACTTCAGAGATGGAAGCTGAAGATAGCGACAATTACGTTGTGGATGTTACGGCAAACGCTTTCTGGTGGAATTTTGAATATCAAGGGCAAGAAGTGACAACGTCTCAAGATTTATACATACCAACAGGCGAAAAAGTTTTTGTCAATCTTTCTTCTGCAGATGTTATTCACTCATTTTGGGTTCCGGCTATTCAAGGAAAAATGGATAATAACCCTGGAGACAGCAACGTAAATACGATTTATTTGGAGACTGATGATGAAGGCGTTTACTGGGGGAAATGTGCAGAATTTTGTGGGCCTTCCCATGCGCTCATGGATTTCCGTGTCATCGCAGTCTCTCCTGAAGAGTTTGACGCATGGCTTGCCAACATGAAAGAAGGACCTGGAGAGCCTTCCACTGAGATTGCTGCTGCGGGCGAAGAAATTTTTGCGCAAAGTTGTGCAAGTTGCCATGCAGTTGAAGCTGGAGCAGTTGGTGGAGTTGGTCCAAATCTAACCAGCTTTGGCGACCGTGAGAAAATTGCAGGAATTCTTGAACATAACAGTGAGAATTTAAAAGAATGGATTCGTAATCCACAAGAAATTAAGCCGGGCAACAATATGCCTCAATTTAGCGAGGATCAAATTTCCGATGAGGATCTTGATGCGCTAGCAGAGTATTTGCTCGGATTAAAAGTAAGTGATGAATAATTTGCTACAGGGGAGGTAGGATTTGTGAGTACTATTGCTCAAAAAAAGGGCTTTGGCGCTGTGTTGTGGGATTACCTTACAACAGTTGACCATAAAAAAATAGCCATACTGTATCTCGTAGCTGGAGGTTTCTTCTTCTTAGTGGGGGGACTTGAGGCTGTATTAATTCGAATTCAATTGCTCATACCTGAGAATACATTTTTAGATGCGCAATTGTACAATGAAGTTATGACAATGCACGGAACGACGATGATCTTTTTGGCTGCTATGCCGATGATTTTCGCATTAATGAATGCCGTTGTTCCTTTGCAAATCGGTGCAAGGGACGTTGCCTTCCCGTTTTTAAATTCTTTAGGCTTTTGGCTCTTTTTCTTTGGGGGCGTCTTTTTAAACGTTGGTTGGTTTATTGGTCAAGTGCCTGATGCAGGCTGGACAGCG contains:
- a CDS encoding FtsW/RodA/SpoVE family cell cycle protein, translated to MLKKMLKNFDYTLVSMPVLLSIFGCLMVFSASIVVAVSNEFGVEPDYFFWRQLRSLAVALFIFVVTLLLPYKIYLSLYKWIILACVAALFAVFAIGTIGGGAQSWIQFAQLTIQPAEFAKLGVILYLAGVFSKKQAYINQFSVAVVPPLIFIVLIFGLIYKQPDLGSAMIVLLISATVILCAGLRWKHILGLMGLGAASVTILMLFFASENQTRRFASAFHPFADPEAGGFQLIQSYLAMGTGGLTGVGLGQSVQKGFIPEPHTDFILAIIAEELGILGVAFVIFGLGFIVVKGLQTAIRCKDVFGSLLAVGISCMIGIQTFVNVGAMSGLVPVTGVTLPFISYGGSSLVLLMASVGILCNISMFVRYRAKKEASLEPTEESTNMTGQY
- a CDS encoding COX15/CtaA family protein; translation: MQQLMRALGVFSVFCMLLVLLGGALVTKTDSGAGCGTTWPLCHGEFLPQDLSKDTLIEWSHRSISAYTGIIVGIFSVWAFVRFRSKEARLLSILSVFFLVLQALIGAGAVVWGQSDFILALHFGISLVSFSSTLLLTLFVFENTSTKPRRLVSIPHGMRKELVWLMVYLYAVVYSGAFVRHIGASIVCQGYPFCSNEGGILPTNMYEWVHMGHRAAAGLFFLWLLFFLIRTWRKSDVSKSVKWILTLAFMFVSLQVISGALIIITLLSLSISLLHALFISCLFGTLSYLLLLSYRSYRVEKAERKAA
- the cyoE gene encoding heme o synthase, with translation MSIKQSSHIVEETGSTVENAETQPINKSFVAELFSLVKIGIINSNVMTTFAGIWLALYYTDSSITSNWIPGVLVLLGSALLMAGACTINNYYDRDIDAIMERTQSRPTVTGRFSNSFVIAAGVAFTFLGLAMLFSVNATAGVIGLVGWFFYVVLYTMWSKRRYTLNTVVGSVPGAVPPLIGWAAIDPTLSHPAAWILFMIMFLWQTPHFLSLAIKKTEDYRKAGIPMLPVVYGFAMTKRQILIYMVCLLPLPFYLASLGTIFLIVATLLNVGWIFLTIYGMRWKDKMKWATGVFVYSLNYLTIMVVLMVVVTLPHVLLP
- the coxB gene encoding cytochrome c oxidase subunit II, coding for MKSAENNWRRRIMYSLFGLCAVMLAGCGRENLSALQPKGEGASMLYDLMVISIVIMIAVFLVVIAIYTYVLVRYRKKKGDQDIIPEQVEGNRNLEILWTVIPILLLLILAVPTVNYTFQLADTSEMEAEDSDNYVVDVTANAFWWNFEYQGQEVTTSQDLYIPTGEKVFVNLSSADVIHSFWVPAIQGKMDNNPGDSNVNTIYLETDDEGVYWGKCAEFCGPSHALMDFRVIAVSPEEFDAWLANMKEGPGEPSTEIAAAGEEIFAQSCASCHAVEAGAVGGVGPNLTSFGDREKIAGILEHNSENLKEWIRNPQEIKPGNNMPQFSEDQISDEDLDALAEYLLGLKVSDE